The following coding sequences lie in one Methylosinus sp. H3A genomic window:
- a CDS encoding multicopper oxidase family protein, which yields MMSRRNFIGAAAGFVSVAALSGRAQAASIPEAHYATSAETQPPLYPSNGPQYQPVVTLNGWSLPWRMKEDVKEFHLVAEAVVREFAPGMNVHLWGYNGQSPGPTIEAVEGDKIRIFVTNKLPEPTSVHWHGILLPNGMDGVAGVTQPHIPPGKTFVYEFELKTSGTFMYHTHSDEMVQMAMGLMGMIVVHPRDPERHRVDRDFVFMLGAYDVDPGTYVPKVVEMTNFNMWTFNNRVFPGIDPLVVRLNDRVRVRMGNLSMTNHPIHLHGHHFYITGTDGGWIPPSAQRPEATVDVPVGTTRAFELVADNPGDWALHCHKSHHTMNAMGHDLRTFIGAKQSPRVVKAITKLVPDYMPMGSSGMGDMASMHMPGPDNALPMMTGTGQFGPIEMGGMFTLMKIREGLARNDYKDPGPYKFPEGTVAHDVDGRPADASRHEGMKSTKTPAARPSGQDHHEHH from the coding sequence ATGATGTCTCGAAGGAACTTCATCGGCGCCGCGGCTGGATTTGTGAGCGTCGCCGCCCTGAGCGGCCGCGCGCAGGCGGCGAGCATTCCGGAGGCCCATTATGCGACGAGCGCGGAGACACAGCCTCCGCTCTACCCTTCGAATGGCCCCCAATATCAACCCGTCGTGACATTGAACGGGTGGAGCTTGCCATGGCGCATGAAGGAGGACGTCAAAGAGTTCCATCTCGTCGCGGAAGCGGTCGTGCGCGAGTTCGCGCCCGGGATGAACGTGCATCTTTGGGGCTATAACGGCCAATCGCCGGGTCCGACCATAGAGGCTGTCGAAGGCGATAAAATCCGCATTTTCGTGACGAACAAGCTGCCGGAACCGACCTCGGTCCATTGGCATGGAATCTTGTTGCCGAACGGCATGGACGGCGTGGCCGGCGTCACGCAGCCTCACATTCCGCCGGGCAAGACCTTCGTCTATGAATTCGAGCTGAAGACAAGCGGGACCTTCATGTACCACACGCATTCGGACGAAATGGTGCAGATGGCGATGGGCTTGATGGGAATGATCGTCGTGCATCCGCGCGATCCCGAGCGGCATAGGGTCGATCGCGATTTCGTGTTCATGCTCGGCGCCTATGACGTCGATCCGGGGACCTATGTGCCCAAGGTCGTGGAGATGACGAACTTCAATATGTGGACATTCAACAACCGGGTCTTTCCCGGCATCGATCCGCTCGTCGTGCGCTTGAACGATCGGGTGCGCGTGCGGATGGGCAATCTCAGCATGACTAATCATCCGATTCACCTGCATGGCCACCATTTTTACATCACCGGCACGGATGGGGGCTGGATTCCTCCGTCTGCTCAAAGGCCCGAAGCGACTGTCGACGTCCCTGTCGGAACGACTCGCGCCTTCGAACTCGTCGCAGACAACCCGGGCGACTGGGCTCTGCATTGCCACAAGTCGCATCACACGATGAATGCGATGGGCCATGATTTGAGAACTTTCATCGGAGCGAAACAGAGCCCCAGAGTTGTCAAAGCGATTACCAAACTGGTTCCGGATTACATGCCCATGGGCTCGTCAGGGATGGGCGACATGGCGTCGATGCACATGCCTGGGCCGGATAATGCGCTTCCCATGATGACCGGAACGGGCCAATTCGGGCCTATCGAAATGGGCGGCATGTTCACGCTCATGAAAATCCGAGAGGGACTGGCGCGCAACGACTATAAGGATCCGGGTCCGTACAAGTTTCCGGAAGGAACCGTGGCTCACGACGTCGACGGTCGACCGGCAGATGCGTCGCGGCATGAAGGAATGAAGAGCACGAAAACTCCTGCGGCGAGGCCTTCCGGCCAAGACCATCACGAGCATCATTGA
- a CDS encoding transposase, producing the protein MRFPSSPFQPSQGKKVTAAFNGGRISSEGGVTLLAIVERRIGIAERLARCFPDRRHPARSTHTLADRIRARIFAISCAYGDANDRLSALHPGVQACLRTRAIARDLCWQPTLPGLENAPALRNVIRDATPSCGSLYRRAGSRLDPGR; encoded by the coding sequence ATACGTTTTCCGTCTTCTCCTTTCCAGCCGTCACAGGGCAAGAAAGTCACAGCTGCTTTCAATGGCGGACGCATCTCCTCGGAGGGCGGCGTCACGCTGCTCGCTATCGTCGAGCGCCGGATCGGCATCGCCGAACGGCTGGCGCGCTGCTTTCCCGATCGCCGTCATCCCGCACGCAGCACCCACACGCTCGCCGATAGGATCCGCGCCCGCATCTTCGCGATCAGCTGCGCCTATGGGGACGCCAACGATCGACTTTCTGCGCTCCACCCCGGCGTTCAAGCTTGCCTGCGGACGCGCGCCATAGCCCGCGATCTTTGCTGGCAACCGACGCTGCCGGGGCTCGAGAACGCGCCCGCTCTGCGCAACGTGATCCGCGATGCAACGCCTTCGTGCGGATCACTCTATCGAAGAGCTGGAAGCAGGTTGGATCCTGGAAGATAA